GGAGATTATTGAAATAATACAGGCTGAAATCTTGCAAGACATTGTGAGTGAGATCAATGTCTCCTCAGCTTTTTCAGTAATATGTGAGGAGACAACCGATATTGCCACTAAAGGACAGCTTTCAGTGTGTGTGAGATACCCACAAAAAACCTCAAGTGCTGTTCTTGTTAAAGAAAGGTTCCTGGGGTTTGTTAATATTGAGAAGATGGCTGCAGTCCCTGTACACAAGCATATCAAAGCTTACCTCCAGCAGGTCGGGATTGATTTTAATAAGATATGTGGTCAAGCCTATGATAGTGCCACGAATTTGAGAGTAAAATTTAATGAAGTTGTAACAGAATTGAAGAAGGAAGAGCCACGAGCTTTATATGTACATTGTTACGCACATTTTTTTGAATTAGCAGTCATTAGTTTTTGTAAAGAAGTAAAAGAACTCCGGAGTACACTAAATGCTCTTAGTTCTTTGTTCAACACTGTTCGTATGTCAGGAGAAATGTTGGCAACTTTGCAAACCAGGTGCAAactaagtcaaaataaaacctGTAAAAAACACACATCACAGACGTGCTGGACAGCCCACGATCACTTGTTACTGTCTGTGACAGAATGTCTTCCAGAGATCATTGAGACACTGAATGCAGTGTCTCGACATTCCTCAGGCACAGCTGTGGCTGACCAACTGAATGATCTGTTGGTGGTGGTTACCAAGTTTGAATTTATATTCTGTTTGAAATTTCTTTATCGAGTACTTAGTATTACAGGAATTCTTTCTAGAGAGTTTCAGAGTGAAACTGTGGacatcttttctttgttttcaaaaatagaaGCAATTTTGGAATGTTTATCTTCTGAAAGGAGTGACATGTATTTCAAGAGTATCTGGGATGGAGCAGCtgaaatatgtaaaaaaattaCCAGTAAGGGTTTTGAAGTTGAAAAGCCCGcctttcaaaaaagaagaaaaattcagaaaacagtAGATCCTGGCAACTTGGAGAGTATGTTTTGTCCTACTGCAGCACATGAACACtataaaattaatgtttattaCCAAGGTTTGGATAGtgtattaaaaaatttaaagttatgttTTTCAGAGTTTGACTattgcaaaatgaaacaaatttcaGAGCTATTGTTTAAATGGAATGAACCCTTAGATGAAGCAGCAGCAAAACATGTTCAAGAATTTTATAAGCTTGATGCAGACATTATCCCTGAACTTAGATTTTACCGGCAGTATGCAAATCTCAATTTTGTTACAGATTATGGATCTTTAAGCTTCGTTGACCTTGGCTGTTTATTTAGCCAGCATGGTCTCCACAATAATATTCCTTGTATCTCGAAACTGTTACATATTGCTTTATCTTGGCCAATTACTTCAACAAATAATGAAAAGTCATTTTCCACACTGCCTCATCTTAAAAAATACTTACTTCGTACCATGGGACAAGAGAAATATACTGGCCTGGCTCTGATGGCAGTTGAACAAGAACTGGTAAATAAATTGATGGAGCCTGAAAGACTCGATGGGATTGTGGAAAAGTTTATTAGtcaaatgaaaatacatacatagaCTTGTAACTTCAAACTCAAAAgaagtttgtgtttttattggaatcctaataaagttttgtttgttgtttgttctttagaGATAGTCTTAGTATGTTGCCTGGGCTAGTCTTGAATTTGTGAGCTCCTGTGAcctacctacttttttttttttttttgacctacCTAATTTtacctctttttctcctcttgacAGACTGTGTGTTAAGGCacatgtatatttttttaatgttttttttaaagattttatttatttattatgtatacaacactctgtttccatgtatatctgcacaccagaagagggcaccagatctcataacggatggttgtgagtcacggatagttgtgagtcaccatgtggttgctgggaattgaactcaggacctctggaagagcagtcagtgctcttaacctttgagccatctctccagccccggcacATGTATATTTAACACAATTACTGAGCAGCTACTACATACCACGTACCAGCTACTATTGTAAGTACTGGAGATACAGCAGAGAATTAGGACTCTGGAGTCCAATGGAacttagctttcttttttcttcttttggtttttcagaacAAGTTTTCTTCATGTAcacttgactgtcctggaactagctctgtagaccgggctggccttgaactcacagagatctacctacctcaacctcctgagtgctgggtttaaaggcatgcgtcaccactgcccagcttattgTGTACTGGTAGAGACATGGAGTGGCTTTGAGCTTAAGGTTTGAAATACAGGGTGAAGGACTAGGCAGTGGTGACCCTTTAATATCTGTTTTAGCGCATTCCAAGAGGAAGGAGGGCTGGGAAGTAGAATTTTAGCAAAGCTGGGTTCAGCTTTGGGTCTCTTACCTAGCTGCCTCATTTTAAAGAGTATAGGGAAGAGTGgagctgtggtggcgcacacctttggtcccagcactctggaggcagaggcaagaggatctctgtgagttcgagaccagcctggtctacaagagttagttccaggacagactccaaagccacagataaaccctgtcttgagcccCCTCCaccactccccccaaaaaaagagtaaAGGGAAGAAGTTTAAACAGGCAGTATCTGACCATCATTCAGGAGCAGGGAACTCATTCCAGGTTCTCAGAGAACCTTCAGCAGTCCAACACTTCATCTGACCCAAGACTAGAACCAATTCCATGGGAGCTACAAGCCCCTAGAATTGCTCCTTGACTGTTGTCTACTCCTGAACTGCACCTGTGCTGGCAAGTGCATCTTCAGCCTGCATGTCCTCGGGGTGAGTGTGAGTGGACAGTTTACTGGTTCTCCAGTCATGGTCTGGTTAGCCTCATATTCATTGCCCAAACTCACTCATCCCCTGTGGTTTCTGCAAGAGGTCTTTTGCTCTGTTGTTAACCACCCATTCTTCACTCTGAGGTGTAACACATCCTGGGTTCATTGACCTTCATGGACTTAGGTAAGGTGAAAACCCAGAGATCCTTAGCTATGCAGTAAAGGTGAGCATCTCGGACTACTAGCAAGAGGCGTGGGCAGGCAGGCACAAGGCTTATGTCTTCAGGTGTGAGATCCTGTGGCGCTCCAGCATGCAGGAAGGGGCTCTAACACTTGGGGTTCTAGGGCTGGTGACTGGCATGGGGACAGAGTTAGAGAAAGGCCATCATGTATTTCTGACACTAGGAAAAGCAGCTTTTAACAAGCTACTAGGATAAAAtgcaagaacagcctggtctacacaactagttcaaggacagccaaggctacgcaaagaaatcttgtcttaaaagggggaagaaaaaaaaaaacaagaattaactTTACCCAGCCACATAACACTTAGCACAGTCTTTTCTAGGATACCTAATGTTGAAGTGGACATAGTTGTTGAGGTCATGTACCTCTTATAATTTCATCAAGGCCTGAGCATACTTAAACATTCCCACCTTGTCTATCTTTTTGCATTGTTCACTGTTTGCTGTTATCATTCCAGTGTGCTCATTAATAGCTGCTTGTTTGAAATAGAGAGTTGACCTTATACTGAATGTTTATTCTCTGTACTTTTATTGTTTGATCCTTGGAATGTAAGTCCTTAAAGCCATGAATTTTTCTCTGAAGTCACCTCTTCCACATgtaatttttagttttgattaTCTGATTTCCATCTCATCAAAATCAAAAGATTGGTGATTTGCTTTTTTTCCAGGTATTTGGTTGATTCCCCTGCACACCTTCTGGAAAGTAGAGCAAGTATCTTTGTTAAGTACCTATTTTGTAACATAGTACTTTTCAAATTGCTTTACATTTAGTGCTCTTAGCCACCTGGGAAACAGGTTATTGATTGGGGCCTGGAAAActgttaggagcactggctgctcttccagaggacccaggttcaattcccagcccatgtggcagctcacaactctctgtgaCTCAGGAATCtgatacattcacacagacatacatgcaggcaaaacacaatgcACATAAACCATTAAAAAGATTTACTTCTTTAAAAGATctaagtaggggctggagagatggctcaacgggtaagagcactgactgctcttccagaggtcctaagttcgattcccggcaaccacatggtggctcacaaccactttgaatgagatttggtgccctttgctggcatgcaggcataagactgtatacatgataaataaataaaatctttaaaaaaaaaaaaagatctaggTAGGACATAAACAGGTAGTCCAATCATGGCGTGATGGCTcatactcccagcacttgggagacagagataggaggatcattTGAGTTCCCAGAttgccaggactacatagacccAGTCTCTAAGTAAATTAGATTGATTTATTTGTGGGTATGGCCATGAACcatgtgcctgtgcgtgtgtgtgtgtgtgtgtgtgtgtgtgtgtgtgtgtgtgtgtgtgtgtaggtcagaaggttcttggggggggggctgttcaagacagggtttctttgtggctttggaggctgtcctggaactagctcctataaaccaggctggtcttgaactcacagatatctgcctgcctctgcctcccaagtactgggactaaaggtgtgcgccaccactgcctgtagCCAGaaagttcttgtttttattaGCACATCAAATGAAAGCAGCCTTCAATTTTGCTATTTCTGATATGTGGCGggggtggcgggggggggggtaacAACCTTATGTAAATGGAGACTTTAATGTTCTGCCCAATCCCacaactgcttttaaaaataaccacTCATAGCTGGGCAGCTGGGGTcttgggcctttaatcccaccagggagggagacagaggcagatggatctctgtgagtccaaggacagcctggtctacaaagcaagttccaagacagccaaaggctattacacagagaaaccatgtctcaacccccccccaaaaaaaatcagaggtttaatgttaattttaaaatgtttggccaggcattggtggcacatgcctttaatcccagcactcgggaggcagaggcaggcagatctctgtgagttcgaggccagcctggtctacaagagcgagtgccaggacagcctccaaagccacagggaaaccctgtctcaaaacacacacctcaccccacctcaccccacctcaccccccaaaaaagaaaaaaggaacccACTCACAGGGCTGTAGGGATTAAACAGATGAATGCATTGAGAAGCATTTCTGAGCACATTATTAGGACTCAGCCCTTGTCATTGGAACCCATTTGTCACCTTATCTTTTCACTAGCTTTTAAAGTATTAGCAAAATGAGTCTTCAGAGGAAAAGCAAGGGTTCCCGTtctattgctttaaaatatttacagctTTATCCAAATATGTCAAAGCAATTAGAATTCTGTGTCTTGTCCTTGGAAATTATGAGTCAATTGGTCTGGGGCAAAGATCATGAAACTAGTTTTTAAAGTCCCATGGGTGCCAGCAGTGGTGACACAGGCTCTACAGattaagttccagggcagccagaacaacacagagaaaccctgtctcgaaacatcAAGGGGGGGGGCAGAAGAGATTTCAGTACtggagcattggctgctcttctagaggtcctgggttcaagtcccagtacaTATACCacctcacaaccttctataactaGTCTCTATacaatccaatgtcctcttctggtgtgcaatgTGCATGAAGACAAAGACCCCTCTTTAAAAaacagttcaaggccatcctctacTATacagtgaatctgaggccagcctaagatgcatatgcctttaatcccagaatgttGAAGGAaggcctggtctatatagagctTCAAGACCGTCAGAACTACAttgagagactctgtctaaaaacaacCCCAACAAACAAAGCCAGGAAGAGATCCTTTTAGTAAATACCAGCATTTGGGTGTCTAAGGGTGTCtagctgagttccaggccagcttgagctacagaaaGCAAGTTTAtctcaaaatcacacacacacacacacacacacacacacacacacacacacacacacacacacacgggaatgTGTTGGggggatattattttaaggtgtgttacttttgtttatgctgcatctgtttaactctgtgaggctctgttactgtgcctgtctaaaacatggGATGGTGTAGTAGAGAGCAGAATGGCCAATATTGAGGGAACCGCCAATATGGAGGCAGAacagagaaataggtggggctggctggcagaataaatatgaggagaaatctgggggcAAAGGAAGGAGTAAAgagagaacaaggggaggaggacatcaggggccagccacccagctacacagcaagccacagaataagaaacagaaaagtataCAGGAATAGAAGAGAAAAAGTCTACAGGCAAAAGAAAGACTGGATAATTGAAGTTAGCAGTTGgcaagagggctggagagttgtCTCAGTACTTAatagtactgactgttcttccagaggactcgggttcaattcccagaacccatatgtcagcttacaactgtaactctagttctaggagatctgatatCTTCAacccaaagcacataaaataaagattaaatagattatttcttttaaaggctGGCAAGAAAtgagccaagctaaggctgggaagtcataattaagaataagcctccatgtatgatttatttgggagctgggtgggaggtcccccaaaaagccaaaaaagcaaaaacatcacacaacagGAATATGCATGGATGTACATAAAAATCTGTACATTTAACTTGTTTACAAACTAAGATGAACCCAGTACCTAgcacatgctaagcacatgctctacAACTGAGCCACACACTTCCAGCCAAACAtatacaatttttttgtttgtttgtttttcgagacagggtttctctgtgtagctttggagcctgtcctggcactcgctctggagaccaggctggcctcgaactcacagagatccgcctgcctctgcctcccgagtgctgggattaaagatgtgcgccaccaacgcccggcttaaacaTATACAATTTATGAATCATTCACTCATAATACTACAGTGAAGCCAAGTTACAGTGTGAACTGAATAGACACTTGGGcccaccctctcttccttcctttccttccttccttccttccttccttccttccttccttccttccttccttccttcctttcttttttgagacaaagtctccgtgtagttctggctgtcctgaaattgcTGTGTAGAcagatctggctggccttgaagtcacagagatcgcctgcctctgcctcctgagtgctggaattaaaggcgtgtgccagcacaTCTGACTACtacctgtatttctttttcttttttcttttttttttctttcctctctcaaaCAGGtttatgtaacagctctggctgtcaacatgtatttcattctttttagctTATATGGAAGAATTtattgaggaggaggaggtaagaaaataagggaaggaaagagagaagatagagacacagacacagagagagggagagaagggggaggaagacaaCAGCCAGGAATCTGTCTGCTTCTTCAGAGTTGGTGGAACAAGTAGCATGTATTTCTTTACCAATGATAATGCAAAAACATGTTTCATATATGTCTTATTTCTTAGAGTCATAGTtgatggatttcttttttaaagtttttttttttttttagatttttatgttctgcctgcatgtattacTGCAGGCCacaaaagggcaccagatcttattacagatggttttgagccactatgtggttgctgggaattgaactcaagacctttggaagaacaggcagtgttcttaacctctgagccatctctcctgcccttgaTGGATTTCTTAGTTTTCCCCAAAAGAGGGTCTGAGATAAGGTCTTGGATTTTAGTAGTTTACATGGGTGGTGAtccaaggaaacagaagcaaagaaatgatggaagaaagaatggTAACAATCCAGTGGAAGATGTTAATGGATGGGGTTCCCAACCAGTCTGGAAGCAACTAGCCATCAGGACCAGGGCGCCAGGTGCAACCATGGAGATAGCCCCAAGAGATAGCCGGGCTCTGCTGCAGGGAGCTCGCTGAAGCACTCAAAGTTCTCCCAGGGACGGTAATTCTCTCACATTTCCAGGTCCTTCCTCCAACTGTCTCTCCAGATCAGGAAGAGAATCTTCCACTAGTGTCATTACAGGATGTGAGCAGAGGGCAAGCAGATGAGGGTTTACACAGGGACAGGAAAGCTGAGGTCAACTGAATGAGTGCCTTACAAGGGATGTAATTCCAGAACAGCCCAGCCTGGTCCGTCTCAGCCCCGCTGCTTTCTGCCCTTTAAGCCTGAATCACTTCATTTGCCAGATTCTCCTAACAATGTGTGGCAAGGACTGAGCTGAGCACAGATTAGCTGTATGATGATAATGACCTGATGATTGGCTCAATTAGACACCCTCAAAGAGTAAAGATCAATCATCACTCAGGATagtcttttaagattttattttgtgctgggctgtggtggcccatgtctataatcccagagctcagcatgcagaggcaggtggatctctgagttcgaggccagcctggtctccagagtaagttccatgacagctaggactcttacacagagaaaccttatctcaaaaaacaaaacaacaggttttactttggatggatggatggatggatggatggatggatggatggatggataatggtttatctgcatgtgtgtatgtttatggtaacatgcatgtctggtgcaggaggccagaagagggttatGGATCCCCTGAAAATGGAGTTGCAAATCGTTCTCAGTAGCCATGAAGGTGCTCTGAATAGAGcagcatcctctggaagagcagtcagtgctcttcaccactgagccatggcTCCAGATCCTTGTTTTATGTACGATGTAGGTGATTCAGGCTTGAGTTTGATTCTATTGAATATATTCTGGGGCAGAAAACCGATTTACACAAGTTGCCCTGTGGCTtacacacactttctctccaAATAAGTGTAAAAAAATTTTTTCTCTATAAGAAATGACTCCTTGCCAGGGAgtaggggtggggggggtggtgcacgccttaatcccagcacacgggaggcagaggcaggtgtacatctgtgagttcaagaccagcctggtctacagatcgagttccaggacagcctccaaagccacagaaaaaccctgtctcaaaaaacaaaagaaaaaagaaatgactccTTAGATAGTACTAATTAcaacagtaattttatttttcttgaggtCTTGAAAGTTTCCTGGTCATTATTAAGGTGTCTAAATAGTTGTCATCAGAAATTATGCATAATAGAATTGGCCTACTTGTTTTgtagagaggtttaactgagtcAAGTAGAATAATTTCAGGTGGTTCTTCTTATAGCTCTCATTATTTTGTCTTGAAAATTATGCTTCTAgaatttttttaatctatatgCCTCTTGattgtaaatacattttatagatattttttatttgagctggagagatggctctaatATTAAAGGCTAGCTAGGTCATCCAAAgcataagatttttatttatttctatgtgtatggttattttgccttcccgttttgttttgttttaagatttatttatgtatctgtgtgtgtgtctgagtctaTGCTACATGAATACAGGTGTCCTTAGAGTGTAGGAGAGCATCTTATGGCCTCATTGGGCACTGGCACATTGAtgacacataccacatacatgcaggcaagactcctacacataaaaaaaagtctgggggtggtggcacatacatttTACTCCatactcaagaagcagaggcaaatcTCTGAGCTGGAGGCTAACTTGGTCCACATAGTTTCAGACAAGCCAAGCTACCTAGTGAAACCTTACCCAAATAAATCCATCTAAAAAACAAAGGTGGCCAATGGTGGTTTTAGATTTTTTAGAAAgatgttttgtttatgtatacagtgttctgcctgcatgtatgcctgcccaCCAGAATTcattatagttggttgtgagccaccatgtggttgatgggaactaaactcaggaccgttggaagagcaaccagtgctcttaaccattgagttgTCTCTCCAATACCTTTTAGAGCATGCGTTTAAtgccaacactggggaggcagaaggcaggcagatctctgagttcaaggtcagcctgatctgaTCTGAAAAGCCAtttccaggacatctaggactgttatacagagaaaccctcttgaAAAATAGTCAATTAGCTATGAAATTGGAAAGATAGGGATGGGAGAGATAGCCCAGTAATCAAAGAACACTGGCTGCAatgccagaggacctgggttcaattcccagagcccacatggcagctcaaaagtgtctaacttcagttccaggaactGACACCTTCgtatcaatgcacataaaacaaattttaataaaaataaatttaaagaaatgtaaaggGGGAACTTatgtttaaatgtcattttaaatgctaccacaaatgaaaagaaaccaagtatttgctttatttaaaaataaatatatatataaataatggctggggggtggtggcccatgactttagtcccagaacACAGGGGGGAGTGTAAGGTGGacctctggtctacaaagcaagtttaggacagacagggctatacagagaaaccctatttcaaaaaaaaaaaaaaaaagtcactaggTGGTAATTGTATGCCCctttagaagcagaggcaggtaggtatcagtgagtatgaggccagcctggtctacagagttccaggacagctagtacAGTTACACACAGAATTCCTCTCAAAAAACAAGTCAACCTTAGCTGGGCatttgtggcgcacgcctttaatcccagcacttgggaggcagaggcaggtggatctctgtgagttcgaggccaacctggtctccagagagagtgccagaatatgctccaaagctacacagagaaaccctgtctcgaaaaaaacaaaacaacaaaaaagtcaaaatataGGTCAATAATGCAAGATATCAAATAATGGTGGAAGTGAGCTGGGACCATGGCTTCCCAGGTAAGACGGTTGCTTGGCAGACACATGAATTCCCCAAAACAAAGCTGGCTAGCATAATCAGGAGACTAGCCATATTAAGTTCTTGGTTtcactgagagac
This DNA window, taken from Cricetulus griseus strain 17A/GY chromosome 2, alternate assembly CriGri-PICRH-1.0, whole genome shotgun sequence, encodes the following:
- the Zmym1 gene encoding zinc finger MYM-type protein 1, with the translated sequence MLPAVPATAVQLSCYGCKRVLQEGQTAYQKKGSAELFCSRLCINEYTSSTISPAPIKRMCLNCSRDILNLKDMKNVQLKDSSCNKNFCSQSCLLSYEEKRSPCIAMCTDSTLLRCSMCQKTSTKPPRILRSFPCKTLKLSDEMIVITNDLGNIEVFCSVCFSSYNSAVMESSTVNVSMVHKASKGNLSSRKYPIPVISNIMSLVNDHVGLLMNADLLQGSLSSIPTNVIIQNSPSESSSSVGNSVEQPRFLLSSSVHVEDTAGPSVEAQNNSRSKQGHNIESMEVNDRPCYPKSTSTVQKVKKESQSIRKSWRSGSQHLNHSTRNDVAFCYSCHLFYQKNFSCQRQSFAPQGTADWEKMLEKFRKHEESEMHLKSLKFWRQYHFLDEMPRDGSSVYSKRVEGNKRYLKLIIENILFLGKQCLLLKGNDQSISSINKGNFLELLEIRARDKGGEVFRRMSSHVDFYCSTQVQEEIIEIIQAEILQDIVSEINVSSAFSVICEETTDIATKGQLSVCVRYPQKTSSAVLVKERFLGFVNIEKMAAVPVHKHIKAYLQQVGIDFNKICGQAYDSATNLRVKFNEVVTELKKEEPRALYVHCYAHFFELAVISFCKEVKELRSTLNALSSLFNTVRMSGEMLATLQTRCKLSQNKTCKKHTSQTCWTAHDHLLLSVTECLPEIIETLNAVSRHSSGTAVADQLNDLLVVVTKFEFIFCLKFLYRVLSITGILSREFQSETVDIFSLFSKIEAILECLSSERSDMYFKSIWDGAAEICKKITSKGFEVEKPAFQKRRKIQKTVDPGNLESMFCPTAAHEHYKINVYYQGLDSVLKNLKLCFSEFDYCKMKQISELLFKWNEPLDEAAAKHVQEFYKLDADIIPELRFYRQYANLNFVTDYGSLSFVDLGCLFSQHGLHNNIPCISKLLHIALSWPITSTNNEKSFSTLPHLKKYLLRTMGQEKYTGLALMAVEQELVNKLMEPERLDGIVEKFISQMKIHT